The following proteins come from a genomic window of Opitutales bacterium:
- a CDS encoding antitoxin, whose product MEIAKSYITDEEGSVKSVVIDLDVFTRIEEALLDHGLAKAMEEVKEDPEISAEEMKRILSE is encoded by the coding sequence ATGGAAATTGCCAAGTCATACATCACAGACGAAGAAGGCTCCGTAAAAAGCGTCGTCATTGACCTCGATGTATTCACGAGAATCGAAGAAGCCCTTCTAGATCACGGACTTGCCAAGGCGATGGAAGAAGTGAAAGAAGATCCAGAAATCTCTGCTGAGGAAATGAAGAGAATCCTCAGTGAATAA
- a CDS encoding type II toxin-antitoxin system RelE/ParE family toxin: METSFKRAFARDLRKIPHQKREKIEEFVFETVPQAESTEDLSPIVALSGHIEFYRKRFGDYRVGFGISEGKVIFYRALHRKEIYKRFP, from the coding sequence ATGGAGACCTCATTCAAGAGGGCTTTTGCACGGGATTTGCGTAAGATTCCCCATCAGAAAAGAGAAAAAATAGAAGAATTTGTCTTCGAGACAGTGCCGCAGGCAGAATCGACGGAAGACCTCTCTCCAATAGTAGCCCTCTCAGGACACATTGAATTCTATCGGAAAAGATTTGGTGACTACCGAGTCGGATTTGGGATCTCGGAAGGAAAAGTGATTTTCTACCGAGCACTTCACCGCAAAGAAATATACAAAAGATTCCCATGA